The segment CCCCCGCTTCTTGTCTAAAACATGGCCCATGGACATGATCAAAAACCGCCTCGATAAAAACCACCGCAAACTCAAAGCCTGGGCAAACCGCCACCACATCGAGGCCTACCGCCTGTATGATCGCGATATTCCTGAGTATCCCTACATCGTCGATATCTACAAAGACCACTTCGTGGTTTACGATAAAACCGATTCGGTCGTCGACGCCGGTAAGAACTTCCTGCCGCATGTTCTTGAAGCCATCAAAGCCCTGTTTAAAACTCCTGAGGAGAAAATCGTCGTCAAGCGCCGCGCCCGCCAAGAAGGTCTCCAGCAGTACGAAAAGCTCGATCGCCGTGAAGAAACCTTCTCTGTCCGTGAAAGCCAAGCCCAGCTGTACGTGAACCTCTACGACTACCTCGATACCGGTCTTTTTTTGGATCACCGCCCAATGCGCCAGGTGGTTTTTAAAACCGCTCGCGATAAAGATTTCTTGAATCTGTTCTGTTACACGGGCGCCGTCAGCGTCTTTGCCGCTCTGGGAGGCGCTCGCAGCACCACCAGCGTCGATATGTCACAGACTTACCTCAGCTGGGCTCAGGAGAACTTCCAGCTCAATCAGATTCCCATGGAACATCATGAATTCGTAAACATGAACGCTTTAGAGTTTTTGCACAAAATGCAGGGTCAACAACGTTTTGATGTGATCTTCCTGGATCCTCCGACTTTCTCAAACTCCAAAAAGATGGAGGAGGCTTTTGAGGTCGAAAAAGACCAGGATTTCCTCGTAGAAAAGGCCATGAGCATGCTCCGCCCAGAGGGAGTTTTGTATTTTTCCAACAATAAAAGAAAATTTAAATTGTCAGAAAATATCCAGCAAAAATACCAAATCAAAGACATCACGCGAGAGTCTATTCCGCAGGATTTTCATGATCAGAAAATCCATCATTGCTTTGAAATAAAACATAAATTATAAGCCACCTATGAAATCATTAGGCCGCCATATTTTAGTTGAGTTCAGCAACTGTAACGCTCAAGTTTTGAACGACGCCCAAATCGTCGAAGAAGCTATGATTAATGCCGCAAAAATCGCGGGGGCGACAGTGATCAATTCCACGTTTCACCACTTTTCTCCGTGGGGTATTTCCGGAGTGGTTGTGATCCAGGAAAGCCATTTGGCGATCCACACATGGCCTGAATACAAATACGCAGCCGTCGACCTCTTTACTTGTGGCGAAAGCGTCGATCCATGGGTTTGCTTCGAGCACTTGAAGCAGATCTTCCAAGCCAACTACTCTGCAATGGAACTCAACCGTGGTTCTTTGCACTTGATCAAGAAATCTGAATTCGTTCCTCAGGCAACTCGTCACGAGCCAAGCCCGATCCACGATCCGCAAGTTGAACGCAGCGTTTGGTTCACGGACAAAGACGAGAACCAGGCTCTTTCACTCCGCTACAACGGCGAAGTTCTGTTCAACGAAGTTTCTCCATTCCAGCAAGTGCGTGTTTTCAAAACTCACGCTTATGGCAAGATGCTTGCGATCAATAACATGATCATGTGCACGGAGCGCGATGAATATCACTATCACGAAATGATCACTCACCCGATCATGCAAATGCATGGCAATGCGAAGAACGTTCTTGTGATCGGTGGTGGCGACGGCGGAACAATCCGCGAACTCTTCAAGTATGACGTTGAAAAAGTAACGATGGTTGAAATTGATGACGCAGTTATCCGCGCATCGAAACAGCATCTGCCAACAGTCGCGTCTGAGTTCAACAACCCGAAATTGAATCTCATTGTCGGTGACGGCATCCAGTTCGTGAAGGACGCTGCTCCAAATAGTTTTGATGTGATCATCGTGGACGGTTCTGACCCTGTGGGTCCAGCTAAGGGCCTTTTCACTGCAGAATTCTATGGCAATTGCCGTAACGCGCTTAAAGAAGGCGGTGCTTTGATCACTCAGGGCGAATCACCGATGTTCCATGAGGACACTTTCATGGAACTCAATAAGTGCTTAAAAGGCATCTTCGGCAAAGAGCAAACGCACACAATGCTCTTCCATGCGACAACTTACCCTTCTGGCATGTGGAGTCTTCAAATGGGTGTTAAAGGACACACTCACCCTGTGAAGAACTTCAACGCCGATAGAGCGCGTCAGTTCGCCTCTGCTAAAAAGCTGAAGTACTACAATCACGAATTGCATACAGCAGCATTTAGCCTCCCTACCTTCGTCAGAAATATGTTGGGAGAGAGCGTTTAAATTGGACCTCGAAAGGGGTCCTGGCTATAGTGTCTTCTTGGAAATCAATTGAGAAATAGTTAACTCAATTTTATCTCACTTCAAGGAGACACCTATGTTTAAACTACCTACACTTCCTTACGCTAAAACTGCCCTCGCCCCTTTCTTGTCTGAAGAGCAAATGACTTATCACTACGATAAGCATCACAAAGCTTACATCGACAACTTGAACAAATTCATGGAAACAGACGCTTCTCTCAAAGGTAAATCTTTGGAAGAAATCGTTTTGTCTTCAACTGGCGGCGTATTCAACAATGCAGCTCAGGCGTACAACCACACGTTCTTCTGGTTCAATATGCAACCAAACTCAACGATGAAGCCTTCTGCAACTTTGATGGCGGCGATCACTCGTGACTTCGGTGGCATGGATCAACTCAAAGAAAAGTTTGTTGATGGCGGCGTAAAAACTTTCGGTTCTGGCTGGATCTGGTTGTGCGCTGACAACTCTGGCAAATTGAGCCTTGTTTCTACTTCAAACGCTCAAGTGCCGTTTACAAACAACGGCCCACGTCCATTGATGGTGGCTGACGTTTGGGAACACGCATACTACATTGATTACAGAAACTTGCGCGCGAAATTCCTTGAGACATTCTGGAATAACGTTAACTGGGACTTCGTATCTCAAAACTTTGACTCTCAAAAAGTTCGCGAATTAACGACTTCTATGAAGGCGTAATTTTGCTATACTGATCCCACGCTGATGAAAAGGCGGACGAGAACCCTCACCACCCAGGTGGGGGTTTCTTCTTTCTGGGGCTAAGATTTAGCGACCCATTTCTTTCTAAAATTCTTGCGATCTACGGGCCACGTCACCCAAGGTGTCTTTACCGACGAAGCCAGTTTCAAATTCTCAACCACAACATTAAGATCATCCAAACACCAAAAGTCTTTGGCATGAACGTTCTTTGACTTCAGGGCGAGCTCCCCCGCTAGCGAGTAAGCCATCCCAGTCATCGGTGGGATCAAGAAGCCCATCGTTGAAAACACGCCCTGCAGACGTGACAGCACCGCTTTACCGCCCACCGAGTGCATTAGCACGCAAACTCCCAGAGGCTTACCGAGAATCTCAGGGCGGGCCTCTAAATCCGTCGCGTCTTCGAGGAATTTTTGGAGAGGGCTTCCCCATGAATCCCAGTAAGTTCCCGTCATACACAGAACAGCATCGGCCTGAGCGATTTTTTTAGCAAGGCCCGGTCCGAAGGAGGTCTTTACCAGATTGACAGTCTGAAAGCGGATTCCCTTGTGATTTCGCTTCAGCTGACGAATCAAAAGGCCGCAGTTACCAGCCTCACCATGAATGCTTCCGTTCAGTATCAAAATGTCCATTGCTAGGCTCCCGGCAGAGATGAAAAACAAGTGATAATCGCTCTCGATTAATTTGCCTGTTTTTCGATCTTATGTGAAAGCATAGAGGACTTTTAAAGGAGCAATCAATGAAATTAGCAATGGTCGCCGGCGTTCTTGTTCTTAACCTCACTTCTTCTGCTTTTGCGGCTCGTGAAATCGTGCTTGTTGCGAAAGACGGTAAATTTGAACCGGACACTATTGAAATCGCCGTCGACGAGAAAGTGGAACTCCTCGTGAAAAACGAAGGCAGCGACGCTGAAGAATTCGAAAGCGTGGAGCTTCACCGTGAAAAAGTCATTCCTCCTGGAAAATCTGCAAAAATTAAAATCGGCCCATTGAAAGCCGGTACTTACACTTTCTTCGGCGAATTCCATCCTGAAACTGCAAAAGGAAAAATCATCGTTAAATAACGAGGGAGATCTGCCATGGCTCAATTTCTGAATTCTTACTTGGTTGTCTGGCGCGAAAGTTTTGAAGCTGTTTTAGTGATCTTCTTACTCTATACGGGCCTTTCCCGCCAGGGAGCTTGGGCGCGCTCTCGTAATTTCATCCTGAGTGGTCTTGGGGCCGGCCTAGTTTTGAGCGTGGGCTTTGGCTACGCGATGATCAACTTTGATTCGATCTTTGATTCTGACCACGCTCAGCTGGTCCAGGGTTTGTTTCCCCTCCTCGCAGCCGGCTTGATGTTGCACATGGTGGTGTGGATGGCGAAGCACTCGGCCGAAGTCACGGGTGAAATCCGTAAAGCCGTGCATTCTCACAATACGAAGACGCTCACATGGGGCTTACTGGCACTAGTGGCTTACACGATCACACGTGAGGGCTTTGAAACCGTGGTGTACCTCTATGGTCTTTCAATGTCCCAAGGAGCAAATACTTCTTATGGTCTGATTAGTCTCGCATGCCTTCTTGGCGTCGCCAGTTCTGTGGGCTTGATGTTCGGCATTCACAAAACAACGCGCTTTGTGGGTATTAAGAACTTCTTCCGCGTCACAAACTTGTTCTTACTCGGGGCTGCAGCTTCCATGCTGGTGAGCGGGATTAACAAAATGATCGAGCTTGAATACATTCCATCGGGTTTAAATCCGATCTGGAATAGCAGCGCGGTTCTCGGTTCTGACAGCTTTATTGGAAAATTGGCGACTCAGCTCGTGGGATATACACCGATGCCTTCTTTGACGCTCGTATTGGCTTATGGCGCCTTCTGGGCCGCAGCCGCATTTTTGCTGCTCTACAAAAGAGAACAGGGAGCCACAACAGCTCCCCGTTCAGCAGGGTAGAATAAATAACACTTATTATAAAAATTTACTCACGCGACTAGATCACGTAGTTCGCGTATGTGCTCATGTCGGCGATGTTGTGCTTTTTTAGCAGAACGTCGACTCAAAACAGTCTTGAGGGCCGCTGAGGCCTCACTCACAGCGGTGTAAACATCCTCTGCATGTTTTGAGATTTTGATGGGTTGTTTGGATCTTGTTGGTTTTAAGATAATTTCGCAGTGGAACGAAGGCTTTCTAGTCTGACTGCGATGACGGTCTAATTCAATCCGGACCGTAGCTGTTGTATTTGGTTGATATTTCAGGAAGTTTTCAATACTGGCCCCAACTTTTTCCTCTAAATAAGTCTCAAGGGCTTCGGATCGGTCTAAGTCTCGGAAGAGTGTCTGTATTCTCATAACGTTCTCCTATCTTGTTCCTAAGATAAGTATCGTTGATTTGAGACATTAGATAAAATATATAATAACTAACTTATAGTTAGGATTTATCTATGTTTAATTACAATCATCTCTACTACTTCTATGTGACGGCTCGCTTAGGAGGCGTCAGCAACGCTTCAAAACACCTCGCGATCAGCCAGCCTTCCCTCAGCGCGCAAATTAAGACCTTTGAACACAGCATTGACCGCAAACTCTTCGAGAAAAACGGACGAAAAATGCAGCTCACCCGAGATGGCGAACAAGTCTACACCTACTGTCGGCAGATGTTTGAGATCGCTGATCATCTTGCAAACCATTTAAAAAGCCCCGAACAGATTGAAAAACGCCGTATTCACATCGGCGTAACCGATCATGTCGAACGACCCTTCGTCGCCGATTTGCTAGGAGACATCCTCCAACAAGGCAAGGATCATATTAACTGTATTCTCAATGTCAGCTCCGCAAGCGAGCTTGAACTTTTGATGAAACTGAGATCTCAAAAGATTGATCTCTTTCTGACGAACAATCCCTTGCAGAATGAAAACCTGCACGAAGTGGTATCCGTACGTATGCCGGTCGCTTTGGTAGTCTCAAAAGACCTTCTTCGGAAGAGCGGTTATCGCAAAACTCCGACGCTCAGCGAACTTTTTAAAAATGACAAAGTTGGCTTACTCCTCCCAGCACCAGATCTACGTCTTCGTCAGGAAGCTGACATTTTTCTAAGGCAGAAAAACCTCGATAAACCGATTCTGATGGAAAGTGATATCCTTTCCGTTGTCGCACGCGCAGTGGTGGATAGCGGTGGCTGCGCGTTTCTGCCGATTCCATATATTGCCAATGAACTCAAGATGGGATTGGTGAAGATCATCGGCCCATCAGAGGGTCTCTGGAAACATAGCCTCAGCCTGATCTCAAGAAAGCAGATCAAGTATGATCCACTTTTTGAAGAGATTAAGAATAATCTGCTGGCACTCAATCGGCCGGTAAAAATCTAGTACGGCTGCCGAGCAGCGCTGTTACCAAGATCCATCGCCATAACGAGCGCGATCTTGGTAAACATCGCCGAGTGCGCAAAGTTCAGTTTCTGATTAAGAGTGTCTTGGCTGCTATGAATATTCGGATTCATCGTACGCATGGTTGCTTCAAACGGCATCAGTGTCGCATAAGAATTCCGATACCATGAAGCATGATCACTGCATCCATAGCCGCATTTATCTTCGACAATGTTTGCCTTGATATAAGTGTCATTCATCGCGCGCAGATAATCGCGCATCCACGCACTGGTGAAGTCCGTCATGCTCCCCAAAGTAAACGGCGCTGTCCCTGGATAAAGAGTCATATCAAGTTGAAGAACCGCCACGACATCTTTCTTTTGAGTTTTGTACTGAGCTGCGATTTCAGAAGAGCCGATCAAACCGGATTCTTCGCCGGCGTACCAGAAAAATTCCAATGTTCTTTGTGGCTGGGGCTGGGCTAAAAGAATTCGGAGGGTCTCTAAGAGATTGGCCGAACCTGACGCGTTATCATCAGCACCCGGCGCATTTCCTCCGCCCCATTGGTTATTAATCGAATCAAAGTGCGCACCAAAAACGATGATTTCATTCGGGCGGCCTTTTCCCGAAATAGTGAGGTGAATCGATTTTTGCTTTGTTCCGCGATGATCAATGAGCTCGATCGACACTGGATACCCGGTGAATGCCGTCATCTGCTGGAGGCGATCTTTAAACGCAGTCACCGGATCATTCGCTTTAGCATCGCGCGAAGCTCGGGTCGGATAGCTTGAAAGCCACTCAACGGTTGCGCGAAGATTCTGTTCACTGACTTGCTGAAGAGCCGATTCAATCTGCGGATCCGCAGTCATCTGCAAAGCCCGCATAGGAGCGCGATCGTAATCTTCGTTCTTTGCCTGGAGACTCTTGAGTGTTGTCAACAACTGTTCAGGAGATTGAACTTGCAACTCAGGCAGCACTTCAAAGCCGGCGCATTTACCAAAGAGATGTGAGTTATCGATCAGCCTGTCTTCCATTTCTGAAGTCACGTAAGCATAGGCAACGTGGCTCGTGGGTTCTTCTGCAATGATGGGTATTTTCAAAGCGCGTAGAAAAGAAGTTTCCGCCAAAATAGGGCGCGCAGCCCAGCTGGCACTGCTAACAAAAAGGACCATCCCGATCACCAAGAGCTTATTCATCATTCATTCCTTTGAATGTGTGTCAGTGTGAAATAAGCGTACTATATGAAACTTTCAAAAGGAAAGGCTTCTTTTCTATCGGGATGGTTTTCCACTCGTGATCCCTTTTCGAAATAGAAGCGATTTAAGTATTTCAGCAAGTGATTGATATCAAGCGCATCTCCGCAATAGCAGACGTAACCATCCGGGCGAACAAGGATCAGACCATCTCTGTAAATACCGAATGACTGCAGAATCGTATGCAAGTCTGGTCGTTTATCCAGAGTATGAAACTTCACCCGGCTTTCAAAAAATTTTTCCAGCACATCCATGGCGTGCTGTTGCGCTTCTTGTCCGCCCACCAGAAACGCGTGGAACATTCCATTCTGACAACCTGACTGGCAAAAACGATCCCCGGCGCGAAGCGCTCCCGCCGTTGAGAAGCATTGCTGTGTGAGCGAGCTTGCGCGATATTGAATGCCGATTTGGGAAACTAATTTGAAAACAAAGGAACGAAAAAATTCAAATTTAGATACCAAGTGCAAAACATGCGGCATTAAATGCAATCGTACCCAGCGGATATAGGGCCTTTGATTGGTTACAAAAGAAAAAACCCGATCAGTGCCATGAATCAGCTTCCGGGCAATCGGATGGCGTTCCTCATGATAGGTTTCCAAAATTTTTGGATGAGCTTTTGCAGAGAGAACATATGAAAGTTTCCAGGCAAGATTAAAAGCATCTTGAATTCCAGTATTCATGCCCTGCCCGCCCGCGGGACTATGAACATGGGCCGCATCGCCGGCAAAGAAACACCTCTGTTCTTTAAAGCGATTTACACAGCGATGATGAAGTTTGTAACTCGAGAACCAGCGTGGGTCGGAAATTTTTATCGGTAACTCCGATTGCAAACTAATTTCACGGGCAATGAGTTCGTATATTCCCTCTTCGCTCTTAGGTAAATCATCCATCAACAGGCCAATGGCTCTGAACCGATCCTCACCATA is part of the Bdellovibrionales bacterium genome and harbors:
- a CDS encoding class I SAM-dependent methyltransferase, translated to MDMIKNRLDKNHRKLKAWANRHHIEAYRLYDRDIPEYPYIVDIYKDHFVVYDKTDSVVDAGKNFLPHVLEAIKALFKTPEEKIVVKRRARQEGLQQYEKLDRREETFSVRESQAQLYVNLYDYLDTGLFLDHRPMRQVVFKTARDKDFLNLFCYTGAVSVFAALGGARSTTSVDMSQTYLSWAQENFQLNQIPMEHHEFVNMNALEFLHKMQGQQRFDVIFLDPPTFSNSKKMEEAFEVEKDQDFLVEKAMSMLRPEGVLYFSNNKRKFKLSENIQQKYQIKDITRESIPQDFHDQKIHHCFEIKHKL
- the speE gene encoding polyamine aminopropyltransferase, producing the protein MKSLGRHILVEFSNCNAQVLNDAQIVEEAMINAAKIAGATVINSTFHHFSPWGISGVVVIQESHLAIHTWPEYKYAAVDLFTCGESVDPWVCFEHLKQIFQANYSAMELNRGSLHLIKKSEFVPQATRHEPSPIHDPQVERSVWFTDKDENQALSLRYNGEVLFNEVSPFQQVRVFKTHAYGKMLAINNMIMCTERDEYHYHEMITHPIMQMHGNAKNVLVIGGGDGGTIRELFKYDVEKVTMVEIDDAVIRASKQHLPTVASEFNNPKLNLIVGDGIQFVKDAAPNSFDVIIVDGSDPVGPAKGLFTAEFYGNCRNALKEGGALITQGESPMFHEDTFMELNKCLKGIFGKEQTHTMLFHATTYPSGMWSLQMGVKGHTHPVKNFNADRARQFASAKKLKYYNHELHTAAFSLPTFVRNMLGESV
- a CDS encoding superoxide dismutase yields the protein MFKLPTLPYAKTALAPFLSEEQMTYHYDKHHKAYIDNLNKFMETDASLKGKSLEEIVLSSTGGVFNNAAQAYNHTFFWFNMQPNSTMKPSATLMAAITRDFGGMDQLKEKFVDGGVKTFGSGWIWLCADNSGKLSLVSTSNAQVPFTNNGPRPLMVADVWEHAYYIDYRNLRAKFLETFWNNVNWDFVSQNFDSQKVRELTTSMKA
- a CDS encoding cupredoxin domain-containing protein, with the protein product MKLAMVAGVLVLNLTSSAFAAREIVLVAKDGKFEPDTIEIAVDEKVELLVKNEGSDAEEFESVELHREKVIPPGKSAKIKIGPLKAGTYTFFGEFHPETAKGKIIVK
- a CDS encoding FTR1 family protein, giving the protein MAQFLNSYLVVWRESFEAVLVIFLLYTGLSRQGAWARSRNFILSGLGAGLVLSVGFGYAMINFDSIFDSDHAQLVQGLFPLLAAGLMLHMVVWMAKHSAEVTGEIRKAVHSHNTKTLTWGLLALVAYTITREGFETVVYLYGLSMSQGANTSYGLISLACLLGVASSVGLMFGIHKTTRFVGIKNFFRVTNLFLLGAAASMLVSGINKMIELEYIPSGLNPIWNSSAVLGSDSFIGKLATQLVGYTPMPSLTLVLAYGAFWAAAAFLLLYKREQGATTAPRSAG
- a CDS encoding HPF/RaiA family ribosome-associated protein; this encodes MRIQTLFRDLDRSEALETYLEEKVGASIENFLKYQPNTTATVRIELDRHRSQTRKPSFHCEIILKPTRSKQPIKISKHAEDVYTAVSEASAALKTVLSRRSAKKAQHRRHEHIRELRDLVA
- a CDS encoding LysR family transcriptional regulator, which gives rise to MFNYNHLYYFYVTARLGGVSNASKHLAISQPSLSAQIKTFEHSIDRKLFEKNGRKMQLTRDGEQVYTYCRQMFEIADHLANHLKSPEQIEKRRIHIGVTDHVERPFVADLLGDILQQGKDHINCILNVSSASELELLMKLRSQKIDLFLTNNPLQNENLHEVVSVRMPVALVVSKDLLRKSGYRKTPTLSELFKNDKVGLLLPAPDLRLRQEADIFLRQKNLDKPILMESDILSVVARAVVDSGGCAFLPIPYIANELKMGLVKIIGPSEGLWKHSLSLISRKQIKYDPLFEEIKNNLLALNRPVKI
- a CDS encoding M20/M25/M40 family metallo-hydrolase, producing the protein MMNKLLVIGMVLFVSSASWAARPILAETSFLRALKIPIIAEEPTSHVAYAYVTSEMEDRLIDNSHLFGKCAGFEVLPELQVQSPEQLLTTLKSLQAKNEDYDRAPMRALQMTADPQIESALQQVSEQNLRATVEWLSSYPTRASRDAKANDPVTAFKDRLQQMTAFTGYPVSIELIDHRGTKQKSIHLTISGKGRPNEIIVFGAHFDSINNQWGGGNAPGADDNASGSANLLETLRILLAQPQPQRTLEFFWYAGEESGLIGSSEIAAQYKTQKKDVVAVLQLDMTLYPGTAPFTLGSMTDFTSAWMRDYLRAMNDTYIKANIVEDKCGYGCSDHASWYRNSYATLMPFEATMRTMNPNIHSSQDTLNQKLNFAHSAMFTKIALVMAMDLGNSAARQPY
- a CDS encoding FAD-dependent monooxygenase, with product MTHPTDVDVLIVGAGPTGLTMACLLAQFGIKFRIIEKNKGITDRSKALAVQARTLELFEQLDLAEKALEQGHPAEGLDLIVEGKPRVSIDLREYGQGLTKYPYVLILAQDRTEKLLLDKLESFEKKVEWQRELVELVQHPEFVEAYVAGGERMETVRAKYLVAADGARSSVRTFLQLPFEGGTYENRFLLADIQVQGPVSRRHVSLCLSDRGFAGFFPMYGEDRFRAIGLLMDDLPKSEEGIYELIAREISLQSELPIKISDPRWFSSYKLHHRCVNRFKEQRCFFAGDAAHVHSPAGGQGMNTGIQDAFNLAWKLSYVLSAKAHPKILETYHEERHPIARKLIHGTDRVFSFVTNQRPYIRWVRLHLMPHVLHLVSKFEFFRSFVFKLVSQIGIQYRASSLTQQCFSTAGALRAGDRFCQSGCQNGMFHAFLVGGQEAQQHAMDVLEKFFESRVKFHTLDKRPDLHTILQSFGIYRDGLILVRPDGYVCYCGDALDINHLLKYLNRFYFEKGSRVENHPDRKEAFPFESFI